DNA sequence from the Terriglobales bacterium genome:
CGCCCTCTTTCGCAAGTTGATCCCGCCGTCGCCGCCGCCATCGACAACGAAGTCCGCCGCCAGCACGAAGGACTCGAGCTCATCGCTTCCGAAAATTTCGTCAGCGAAGCCGTGCTCGAAGCCATGGGTTCGGTCTTCACCAACAAGTACGCGGAAGGGTATCCCGGCAAGCGCTATTACGGCGGATGCGAGTTCACCGACGTCGTCGAGAACCTCGCCCGCGACCGCGCCAAGCAACTCTTCGGAGCCGAGCACGCCAACGTGCAGCCGCACTCCGGCTCCACGGCCAACATGGAAGCCTACGGCGCCGTGCTCAAGCCCGGAGACACCATCCTCGGCCTGAACCTCGCCCACGGCGGCCACCTCACCCACGGACACCACCTCAACTTTTCCGGCAAGACCTACAAGATCGTCCCCTACGGCGTAACCAAGGACACTGAAACCATCGACTACGACGAGCTTGAGCAGATCGCCGAGCGCGAGCGCCCCAAGCTGATCGTCGGCGGTGGCAGCGCCTATCCGCGCACCATCGACTTCGCCCGTATGCGCCAGATCGCCGACAAAGTCGGTGCCCTCTACATGGTCGACATGGCCCACTTCGCCGGACTCGTCGCCGGCGCCGCGCACCCCTCGCCCGTGCCGCACGCCCACATCGTCACCACCACCACGCACAAAACGCTGCGCGGCCCGCGCGCCGGCATGATCCTCTCCAAGCAGGAATTCGCCGCCGCCATCGACAAGGAAGTCTTCCCCGGCGACCAGGGCGGACCGCTCGTCCACATCGTCGCCGCCAAGGCCGTCTGCTTCCTCGAAGCCATGCAGCCCGAGTTCAAGGACTACGCCCGCCAGATCGTCGCCAACGCCAAGTCCCTCGCCGCCGTGCTCGCCGAAGAAGGCTTCCGCATCATCTCCGGAGGCACCGACACGCACCTTATGCTCGTCGACGTCTTCTCCGCCGGCATGCTCGGCAGCGAAGCCGAAAAGGCCCTCGGCGAAGCCGGCATCACCGTCAACAAGAACGCCATCCCCTTCGACACCAATCCGCCCATGAAGCCCAGCGGCATCCGCCTCGGCTCACCGGCCTGCACCACTCG
Encoded proteins:
- the glyA gene encoding serine hydroxymethyltransferase, with the protein product MSNWMSRPLSQVDPAVAAAIDNEVRRQHEGLELIASENFVSEAVLEAMGSVFTNKYAEGYPGKRYYGGCEFTDVVENLARDRAKQLFGAEHANVQPHSGSTANMEAYGAVLKPGDTILGLNLAHGGHLTHGHHLNFSGKTYKIVPYGVTKDTETIDYDELEQIAERERPKLIVGGGSAYPRTIDFARMRQIADKVGALYMVDMAHFAGLVAGAAHPSPVPHAHIVTTTTHKTLRGPRAGMILSKQEFAAAIDKEVFPGDQGGPLVHIVAAKAVCFLEAMQPEFKDYARQIVANAKSLAAVLAEEGFRIISGGTDTHLMLVDVFSAGMLGSEAEKALGEAGITVNKNAIPFDTNPPMKPSGIRLGSPACTTRGMKEVEFRQIGHWIADALRHRTEPDRLARIRRQVNELADAYPLYPERRAKALAGV